One window of Oryza brachyantha chromosome 12, ObraRS2, whole genome shotgun sequence genomic DNA carries:
- the LOC102712405 gene encoding pentatricopeptide repeat-containing protein At4g15720-like: MAATPKAAAAATLMPLLIHLLRGASDLASVSATHAKLLKLGADASVASSNHLLAAYCRCGSTAPARRLFDGMPDRNVVSWTALMSGYASAGRPRAAVALLRAMVLSGVAPNAFTFSTAASACARLADAGLGRQVHACAEVAGYACDNVVATALVDMYGKAGSVRDARAMFDAMPATARNIVSWASMLSVYAQNALGHDAIQLFAELRSNGEDMAPNHFILSSVVSACAGVGRLGIGRCLHGMVLRHGHEDNDVVAVALVDMYSKCGCYEYSKKVFDNIKQPSVISYTSIIVATAKYGLGRCALALFSDMVDRGVQPNSVTLLGVLHACSHSGLVDIGLHLLHSMRSKYGIDPCASHYTCAVDMLGRAGQLEEAFELANEARLDGNDDLLLWSSLLSSCRNHKRLDLATKAGKKVSEFSQDVAGALVVMSNAYASAGQADDAAAVWSNMRQRSIRKDPGCSWIEIKDVPYVFYAGVASPAGARADDVMLLLDELETKMREKGYKGRIGGARVLDADEEVDEDHHDEGKGVMVGVHSEMLTLGFGLLVIPKGMIIRVMKNLRMCCGCHEAFKLISDIMEREFVVRDLNRFHHFRRGSCSCN, from the coding sequence ATGGCGGCGACACCGaaagccgctgccgccgccacgctgATGCCGCTGCTGATCCACCTCCTTCGGGGCGCCTCCGACCTCGCTTCCGTGTCCGCGACCCACGCCAAGCTCCTCAAGCTCGGGGCGGACGcctccgtcgcctcctccaACCACCTCCTTGCGGCGTACTGCCGCTGCGGTTCCACCGCCCCCGCGCGCCGGCTGTTCGACGGAATGCCCGACCGGAACGTCGTCTCCTGGACGGCACTCATGTCTGGGTACGCtagcgccggccggccgcgtgCGGCCGTCGCTCTCCTCCGCGCCATGGTGCTCAGCGGCGTGGCCCCGAACGCCTTCACCttctcgacggcggccagCGCGTGCGcgcgcctcgccgacgccggcctcGGGCGGCAGGTGCATGCCTGCGCCGAGGTCGCGGGCTACGCGTGCGACAACGTCGTCGCCACTGCGCTCGTCGACATGTACGGCAAGGCCGGCAGCGTCCGCGACGCCCGCGCCATGTTCGACGCGATGCCTGCGACAGCAAGAAACATAGTGTCCTGGGCCTCGATGCTGTCCGTGTACGCGCAGAACGCGCTCGGGCACGACGCCATCCAGCTCTTCGCCGAGCTCAGAAGCAATGGAGAAGATATGGCACCCAACCACTTCATCCTGTCAAGCGTCGTGAGCGCGTGCGCCGGCGTCGGGCGGCTCGGCATTGGCAGGTGCCTTCACGGCATGGTCCTCCGCCATGGGCACGAAGACAACGACGTGGTTGCGGTGGCTCTGGTCGATATGTACTCCAAATGTGGCTGCTACGAGTACTCAAAGAAGGTGTTCGACAATATCAAGCAGCCGTCAGTCATCTCCTACACCTCCATCATCGTGGCGACGGCGAAATACGGCCTCGGCAGGTGTGCACTCGCTTTGTTCAGTGACATGGTTGATCGAGGTGTGCAACCCAACAGTGTCACGCTGCTCGGCGTCTTGCATGCTTGCAGCCACTCAGGTCTGGTTGACATCGGCCTCCATCTCCTCCACTCAATGCGAAGCAAGTATGGTATTGATCCATGCGCCAGCCACTACACTTGTGCTGTAGACATGCTTGGTCGTGCAGGTCAGCTCGAGGAGGCATTCGAGCTGGCCAACGAAGCGCGGCTCGATGGCAATGACGACCTTTTGCTGTGGAGCTCACTGTTGTCATCTTGCCGTAACCACAAGCGCTTGGACCTAGCAACCAAGGCTGGCAAGAAGGTATCAGAATTCAGCCAAGATGTAGCCGGTGCACTGGTGGTTATGTCGAATGCATATGCTTCAGCTGGTCAAGCTGATGACGCTGCTGCAGTGTGGTCAAACATGAGGCAGCGCAGCATTCGGAAGGATCCTGGGTGTAGCTGGATCGAGATAAAGGACGTCCCCTATGTGTTCTACGCCGGTGTGGCATCACCTGCCGGTGCAAGGGCTGATGATGTGATGTTGCTACTAGATGAGTTGGAGACCAAGATGAGGGAGAAAGGATACAAGGGAAGAATAGGCGGTGCTAGGGTCCTTGATGCTGATGAAGAAGTGGATGAAGATCATCATGATGAAGGCAAGGGTGTGATGGTTGGAGTGCACAGTGAGATGTTGACGTTGGGGTTTGGCTTGTTGGTGATACCCAAGGGGATGATCATTAGGGTGATGAAGAACCTAAGGATGTGTTGTGGCTGCCATGAGGCGTTTAAGCTCATCAGCGACATTATGGAGAGGGAGTTTGTGGTGAGGGATCTCAATAGGTTCCACCACTTTAGGAGGGGGTCATGTTCTTGCAACTGA
- the LOC102709892 gene encoding LOW QUALITY PROTEIN: F-box protein At3g07870-like (The sequence of the model RefSeq protein was modified relative to this genomic sequence to represent the inferred CDS: inserted 3 bases in 2 codons; deleted 1 base in 1 codon), whose translation MQINSNSCRSRSTLPYIPDDVMFNIVLRLPSRSLIRFKYVCKAWHAIISSQFFVHAHLEQSKLKPSSVLMAPGFYKKHRNGQNFAFLMGLYKYQGNNIMQHLHDFPYDFPQVLDTWSHPVHCNGLLFVSDMKDKMLIYNPSTTEVVSLPNGSPNLYKGRGHGFGXDNHNKRYKVTRVYYQRDYETLLLTCKCEVLTLRTNAWRQMEDPPYPIXVSPVYVKGAIYWMVSRTSLHPEPPNNTLVQFCLTEERFRPCSFRLG comes from the exons ATGCAGATTAATAGCAATTCTTGTAGATCGAGGTCCACGCTTCCTTACATCCCGGATGATGTGATGTTCAACATTGTGCTACGACTGCCATCTAGGTCTCTTATCCGTTTTAAGTATGTCTGCAAGGCTTGGCACGCCATAATATCAAGCCAATTTTTCGTCCATGCTCACCTGGAACAGTCGAAACTAAAGCCATCATCGGTGCTCATGGCCCCTGGCTTTTATAAGAAGCATAGAAATGGTCAGAACTTTGCGTTCTTGATGGGCCTCTATAAGTATCAAGGTAATAACATAATGCAGCATTTGCATGACTTTCCATATGACTTTCCACAGGTACTAGATACATGG AGTCACCCTGTGCACTGCAATGGCTTGCTCTTCGTTTCTGACATGAAGGACAAAATGTTGATCTACAACCCATCAACAACAGAGGTTGTTTCCCTGCCAAATGGGAGCCCTAACCTTTATAAGGGCAGAGGGCATGGATTTG TTGACAATCACAACAAAAGGTATAAGGTGACTAGAGTTTACTATCAAAGGGATTATGAAACATTATTGTTGACATGTAAGTGTGAAGTTCTCACTCTGAGAACTAATGCGTGGAGGCAAATGGAAGATCCACCTTATCCAAT GGTATCTCCTGTTTATGTAAAAGGAGCTATCTACTGGATGGTTTCTCGTACATCACTTCACCCAGAACCACCCAATAATACACTTGTTCAATTTTGTTTGACTGAAGAGAGGTTTAGGCCGTGTTCCTTTCGGCTCGGATAA
- the LOC102712678 gene encoding deoxyhypusine hydroxylase-A, giving the protein MESAEVAASSAASGPTPEMERFLCDLLLDTTQPIAERFRALFSLRNLHGDGPRCALLQAARDSSNLLAHEAAFALGQMQDAQAIPALEAVLKDLSLHPIVRHEAAEALGAIGLVKSIPLLEESLAADPAVEVQETCELALRRIEQQKNADGSESTTISPFLSVDPALPAKQGLSVQQLREILLNEQESMYERYAALFALRNDSGDAAVSAIVAALGVKSALLKHEVAYVLGQLQNKVASDALSTVLKNADEHPMVRHEAAEALGSIADQESIALLEEFAKDPEPIVSQSCEVALSMLEYERSGKSFEFLFLQTPRVQQES; this is encoded by the exons ATGGAGTCGGCAGAGGTGGCGGCTTCTTCCGCCGCCTCGGGGCCTACCCCGGAGATGGAGAGGTTCCTGTGCGATCTGCTGCTGGACACGACGCAGCCCATCGCCGAGCGCTTCCGCGCTCTCTTCTCCCTCCGCAACCTCCATGGCGATGGCCCCCGGTGCGCCCTCCTTCAAG CTGCAAGGGATTCTTCTAACTTGCTTGCCCATGAGGCTGCATTTGCGCTTGGACAAATGCAAGATGCTCAGGCTATCCCTGCATTAGAGGCAGTTCTCAAAGATCTTTCTCTTCATCCAATTGTCCGCCATGAG GCTGCGGAAGCCCTTGGTGCTATTGGCCTGGTGAAGAGTATTCCCCTGCTGGAGGAGAGCTTAGCTGCTGATCCTGCTGTGGAGGTTCAAGAAACATGTGAACTGGCTCTTAGGCGGATAGAACAACAAAAGAATGCTGATGGTTCTGAAAGCACAACCATTTCACCATTTCTCTCTGTTGATCCAGCATTGCCTGCAAAGCAAGGACTTTCAGTACAACAACTAAG GGAGATTCTTCTCAACGAACAAGAAAGCATGTATGAACGTTATGCAGCTCTTTTTGCACTAAGGAATGATAGCGGAGATGCTGCTGTTTCTGCTATTGTTGCAGCTCTTGGTGTCAAAAGTGCCCTTCTAAAGCATGAG GTTGCTTATGTGTTAGGTCAGCTACAAAATAAAGTTGCTTCAGACGCACTTTCCACCGTACTGAAGAATGCTGATGAGCATCCAATGGTCAGGCATGAAGCTGCTGAGGCCCTTGGTTCAATTGCAG ATCAAGAAAGCATTGCACTACTGGAGGAATTTGCAAAGGACCCTGAGCCAATAGTCTCCCAAAGCTGTGAAGTCGCACTCAGCATGCTTGAATATGAGAGATCAGGGAAATCCTTTGAG TTTTTGTTTCTGCAGACTCCTCGGGTGCAGCAAGAGTCCTAA
- the LOC102713144 gene encoding cyclic nucleotide-gated ion channel 18-like, whose protein sequence is MAGFLHRHVLPPAAGGLPARRRPWTPRRILDPGDDVVLNWNRLFLVTCMVGLFVDPMYFYLIHTVEGSCVVMDMKIGVGVTAVRTVADLFYLAHMILKFRTAFVAPSSRVFGRGELVRDPDQIAARYLKNDFIIDLAAMLPIPQVIVWFVIPAVSNSSANHTNNTLSMIVLIQYIPRVFLIVSLNSKIVKSSGVVTRTAWAGAAYNLLLYTLASHVLGALWYLLSIERQYTCWVDVCTRENGTNPAIPKCYMDYLDCKTVKDPIRMDWHSRSEIDQRCLLPKATYGYGLFADALNLDITGVNFWDKYLYCLWWGFRNLSSYGQNLENSTYRGETIFCILICIMGLVFFSHLIGNMQTYLQSMTVRLEEWRVKRRDIEEWMRHRQLPLELQERVRRFFQYKWLATRGVDEESILQSLPLDLRREIQRHLCLALVRRVPFFSQMDEQLLDAICERLVSSLSTKDAYIVREGDPVSEMLFVIRGELESSTTDGGRTNFFSSITLRPGDFCGEELLTWALMPNPSLNFPQSTRTVRSVTEVEAFALRAEDLKYVANQFKRLHSKRLQHAFRYYSHQWRSWGACFVQGAWRRYKKRKLARELIKQEELYYMQGQGGAGDDDGDGPDDSDSAPLLGGGAAGAGDHKDGGGAHLGATFLASKFAKNTKRSAAAHHGKAPQPRMEDVSSIKFPKLAKPDEPDFSLSTDDVL, encoded by the exons ATGGCAGGCTTCCTGCACCGCCACGTGCTCCCGCC cgcggcgggcgggctgccggcgcgccgccggccgtggaCGCCGCGCCGCATCCTCGACCCGGGCGACGACGTCGTGCTCAACTGGAACCGCCTCTTCCTCGTCACCTGCATGGTGGGGCTCTTCGTCGACCCCATGTACTTCTACCTCATCCACACCGTCGAAGGGTCGTGCGTCGTCATGGACATGAAgatcggcgtcggcgtcacCGCCGTGCGCACCGTCGCCGACCTCTTCTACCTCGCCCACATGATCCTCAAGTTCCGCACCGCCTTCGTCGCCCCCAGCTCCCGTGTGTTCGGCCGCGGCGAGCTCGTCCGCGACCCCGACCAGATCGCCGCCCGCTACCTCAAGAACGATTTCATCATCGACCTCGCCGCCATGCTCCCCATCCCCCAG GTGATTGTCTGGTTTGTGATACCAGCCGTGAGCAACTCCTCTGCAAACCACACCAACAACACGCTCTCAATGATCGTGTTGATCCAGTACATCCCCAGAGTGTTCCTCATCGTATCCTTGAACTCCAAGATCGTCAAATCCAGTGGAGTTGTCACCAGAACTGCCTGGGCTGGTGCTGCTTACAACCTTCTCCTCTACACACTGGCAAGCCAT GTTCTTGGAGCACTGTGGTATCTGCTGTCAATAGAGAGGCAGTACACCTGCTGGGTGGACGTGTGCACGAGGGAGAATGGAACAAACCCAGCCATACCAAAATGCTACATGGACTACTTAGACTGCAAAACGGTGAAGGATCCCATACGGATGGACTGGCATTCACGCAGTGAGATCGACCAGCGGTGCCTGCTTCCTAAGGCCACCTACGGCTACGGATTGTTCGCCGATGCTCTGAATCTGGATATTACCGGGGTGAATTTCTGGGACAAGTATCTCTACTGCCTCTGGTGGGGGTTCAGGAATCTCAG CTCATACGGACAGAACTTGGAGAACAGCACATACAGGGGAGAAACCATATTCTGCATTCTGATATGTATCATGGGGCTTGTCTTCTTCTCACATCTCATTGGAAACATGCAG ACGTACCTGCAATCGATGACGGTGAGGCTGGAGGAATGGCGGGTGAAGCGGCGGGACATCGAGGAGTGGATGCGTCACCGGCAGCTGCCGCTGGAGCTGCAGGAGAGGGTGAGGAGGTTCTTCCAGTACAAGTGGCTGGCGACGAGGGGCGTGGACGAGGAGTCGATCCTCCAGTCGCTGCCGCTGGACCTCCGGCGAGAGATCCAGCGGCACCTGTGCCTGGCGCTGGTCCGGCGAGTGCCCTTCTTCTCCCAGATGGACGAGCAGCTGCTGGACGCCATCTGCGAGCGGCTGGTGTCGTCGCTGAGCACCAAGGACGCGTACATCGTGCGGGAGGGGGACCCGGTGAGTGAGATGCTGTTCGTGATCCGCGGCGAGCTGGAGAGCTCGACGACGGACGGCGGGCGGACCAACTTCTTCAGCTCCATCACGCTCCGCCCCGGCGACTTCTGCGGCGAGGAGCTGCTGACGTGGGCGCTCATGCCCAACCCGAGCCTCAACTTCCCGCAGTCGACGCGCACGGTGCGGTCGGTGACGGAGGTGGAGGCGTTCGCGCTGCGCGCCGAGGACCTCAAGTACGTCGCCAACCAGTTCAAGCGGCTGCACAGTAAGCGGCTGCAGCACGCGTTCCGGTACTACTCCCACCAATGGCGGAGCTGGGGCGCCTGCTTCGTGCAGGGTGCGTGGCGCCGCTACAAGAAGCGGAAGCTGGCCAGGGAGCTCATCAAGCAGGAGGAGCTTTACTACATGCAGGGccagggcggcgccggcgacgacgacggcgacggccccGACGACAGCGACAGCGCGCCGCTGctcggaggcggcgccgccggcgctggcgaccacaaggacggcggcggcgcgcacctCGGCGCGACGTTCCTGGCCTCCAAGTTCGCCAAGAACACCAagaggagcgccgccgcgcaccaCGGCAAGGCGCCGCAGCCGAGGATGGAGGACGTGTCCAGCATCAAGTTCCCCAAGCTGGCCAAGCCCGACGAGCCCGACTTCTCCCTCAGCACCGACGACGTGCTCTGA
- the LOC102709614 gene encoding nucleolar complex protein 2 homolog, with translation MAKKLGKKARKFARKHLQSAAKRNRKQRSQFVRRPRRGGGGRGDDRSGGDGDEEMPRRAEHNVMNNDDAETLVSGLEFPEDEGELNSDLSDSDGYLSEDSECPYYSDSEGDNVVSDSVVQDGLDGENDKMNTEIKKQKKKLNKLMDKDPKFANYLEKWQSELKSYRSKEDSDDDEMDSVDSDADFSDKIPPNDKILTRKTISEWCQLVAKEPKAPSLRSLLNAYRDACRFGVNSKSPSVQRIRSTEVFYHIITFVLSEADNIFRALLEISDDVNKGKIMNLRSAKKWQTIEPLIKSYLQNSLDLLSQLTDNQILAFVLTRLRASAVLFSAYPSASRRLLKILIRLWASGDHDLSLSSFLMIREVSSLLPESLDLCLNKSYNAYLASSKLVNDRNIHHIDFLTDCLVELYSLDVQKSCERATTSIEQLNAILRQASKTKEKEDLRKVDNWQYINCVNLWVRFLRCNYKDYNMHPLLSSVVQIIRGVAHLFPGTRYLPLRLRLVQMLNELSGCSQMFFPIPSLLFDCLEFGDISQKEQGQKAKVNFSSLLKVPKNLLKSRDFHEECILSAIDVLSSHFAQWCYHVSFPEVATIPLILLKRLHEQTTIESLRRPIKRLIDQVDENKNLVERKRDGVSFSPNDKTSVESFVQDLQADKSSGKISQFYKNVPKKFLR, from the exons ATGGCGAAGAAGCTCGGGAAGAAGGCTCGCAAGTTCGCGCGCAAGCACCTCCAGTCCGCCGCCAAGCGCAACCGCAAGCAACGCTCCCAGTTCGTCCGCCGCCCTCGCAGAG GTGGTGGCGGCCGCGGGGACGACCgctccggcggcgatggcgatgaggAGATGCCGCGGCGAGCAGAGCATAACGTCAT GAACAATGATGATGCTGAAACTTTGGTTAGTGGCCTAGAGTTTCCAGAAGATGAAGGTGAATTAAACAGTGATCTGTCTGATAGTGATGGTTATCTTTCAGAG GACTCTGAGTGTCCGTATTATTCTGACAGTGAGGGTGACAATGTTGTCAGTG ATTCTGTGGTCCAAGATGGCTTAGATGGAGAGAATGACAAGATGAATacagagataaaaaaacaaaagaagaagTTGAACAAGTTGATGGATAAG gaCCCTAAGTTTGCAAACTACCTTGAAAAATGGCAATCAGAGTTGAAGAGCTACAGAAGTAAAGAA GATTCCgatgatgatgagatggaCTCTGTGGATAGTGATGCTGACTTTAGTgataaaattcctccaaatgATAAGATACTGACAAGGAAGACTATAAGTGAATGGTGCCAGTTAGTTGCAAAGGAACCTAAAGCACCTTCTCTACGTAGCCTGTTAAATGCCTACCGGGATGCTTGTCGATTTGGTGTTAATTCCAAGAGCCCTTCGGTGCAGAGAATTCGAAGTACTGAAGTGTTCTATCACATAATAACATTTGTTCTTTCTGAAGCAGATAACATTTTCCGTGCTCTCTTAGAAATATCTGATGATGTGAACAAAGGCAAAATTATGAATCTGAGAAGTGCAAAGAAATGGCAAACTATTGAACCACTCATAAAGTCTTACTTACAGAATTCTCTAGATCTCCTTAGTCAACTTACTGACAACCAAATACTTGCATTTGTCTTGACTCGACTGAGAGCATCTGCCGTTCTTTTTTCTGCATATCCATCAGCGTCAAGGAGACTCCTCAAG ATATTGATTCGCTTGTGGGCAAGTGGGGATCATGACTTGTCTCTGTCCTCATTTCTTATGATCCGAGAAGTGTCTTCGCTGTTACCAGAATCTTTGGATCTTTGCTTAAACAAATCTTATAATGCATACCTTGCTAGTTCCAAGCTTGTGAATGACCGAAATATACATCATATTGATTTTTTGACGGACTGTCTAGTGGAGCTCTATTCTCTCGATGTTCAAAAATCATGTGAGAGGGCAACTACCTCTATAGAGCAGCTGAATGCTATTCTTAGGCAGGCttctaaaacaaaagaaaag GAAGACCTCAGGAAGGTAGATAACTGGCAATATATTAACTGTGTAAACCTATGGGTTAGGTTTCTTCGTTGTAACTACAAGGACTACAATATGCACCCATTACTTTCTTCAGTGGTTCAAATAATAAGAGGAGTGGCTCACTTATTCCCAGGCACACGTTACTTACCATTGAGGCTGAGGCTTGTGCAGATGCTGAATGAGCTTTCTGGTTGCAGCCAGATGTTCTTTCCAATTCCATCTTTGTTATTTGATTGCCTAGAATTTGGTGATATCTCTCAAAAAGAACAAGGACAAAAAGCAAAGGTCAACTTTTCCTCACTATTGAAG GTGCCAAAGAACCTGCTGAAGTCAAGAGACTTCCACGAGGAGTGCATTCTTTCAGCTATTGATGTTCTGTCTTCACATTTTGCCCAGTGGTGCTATCATGTCTCTTTTCCAGAAGTTGCCACCATTCCACTCATCCTCCTGAAAAGATTACATGAGCAGACAACAATTGAATCACTTCGTCGTCCTATTAAACGACTGATAGACCAG GTGGATGAGAACAAGAACTTGGTAGAAAGGAAGAGAGACGGCGTCTCTTTTTCACCAAATGATAAGACATCAGTTGAGAGCTTCGTTCAGGACCTTCAG GCAGACAAGAGCAGTGGAAAAATTTCACAGTTTTACAAAAACGTaccaaaaaagtttttaaggtAA